Proteins encoded within one genomic window of Corvus hawaiiensis isolate bCorHaw1 chromosome 9, bCorHaw1.pri.cur, whole genome shotgun sequence:
- the TDRD5 gene encoding tudor domain-containing protein 5, whose translation MKRTCLEMIGEECTEGQTNQRTGKAPISARIEKGPSPVAPAALKSHLQPRTEASKQARLMEVLKKEVRALLIAAKAGLTPEQLEEQYMAMVCKPLPLRELGFQSTLELVTQMPDVVRVCSSSKTGTVILKAIVDDSTRGIAKLVASQKVNTHSKASKKTVTKANATSPTKNSKSPQGFQALSARTPVLPATVKAELQDLLSSSPLLLRDFHRAFLRRFGRAFQYRQYGFSSIFEVLRSVSDSIAIEQTKAGSLLLLRKYLASNIEQEEVPQDEAEEKEMLQDKAQEEEMVQGEAEEEEMPQDKAQEEEMLQAASAAEMPPVEPTCETESSYQAALPMDSQPVQSKAAILSAYLKKLQRFKQLPPTPAIPPDAVQDKSLCGLPPLKRRSLVGVAVDFVVSPSQFYIHICRAEPSYELQDMMIEMRHVYSYKVASDKYIMPESAVRPGQLCCVMISQWWYRVVIHRVINDQEVEVFCADYGQLQIVQKSQLRFLKWCYSKLPAQAIPCSLAWVKPVEGTWSSAAILLFKDLCRFKELVGIVDEYVNGILYLFLCDTSTKDDVYFHSVLSDMGYADVCGENIPSQEFEELNPLALYIQPSGKQGNAEVVEPDLRFQQESRDADSETATSKLDGANL comes from the exons ATGAAGCGGACCTGTTTGGAAATGATTGGTGAGGAATGCACGGAGGGACAGACCAACCAGCGAACAGGGAAGGCGCCAATCAGCGCGAGGATTGAAAAGGGCCCCAGTCCGGTGGCACCCGCGGCTTTAAAAAGCCACCTGCAGCCGCG TACAGAGGCGTCGAAGCAGGCGCGGCTTATGGAGGTGCTGAAGAAGGAGGTGAGGGCGCTGCTGATAGCTGCCAAAGCGGGCTTGACGccggagcagctggaggagcagtaCATGGCCATGGTCTGCAAACCTCTCCCTCTGCGCGAGCTGGGCTTCCAGTCCACCTTGGAGCTGGTGACACAAATGCCTGACGTTGTCCGAGTCTGTTCTTCTTCTAAGACTGGCACCGTAATCCTCAAAG CCATTGTCGATGACTCCACCAGAGGGATTGCCAAGCTGGTTGCCAGCCAGAAAGTAAACACACATAGTAAGGCATCAAAGAAAACTGTTACGAAGGCGAATGCTACTTCTCCCACTAAGAATTCCAAGAGTCCACAGGGTTTCCAAGCTCTGAGTGCCAGGACCCCTGTCCTGCCAGCAACGGTgaaggctgagctgcaggaccTGCTGAGTTCCTCACCACTTCTGCTCAGGGATTTCCACAGGGCCTTCCTCAGGCGCTTTGGCCGGGCGTTCCAGTACAGGCAGTACGGATTTTCGTCCATCTTTGAGGTCCTCAGAAGCGTGTCTGATTCCATTGCCATTGAGCAGACAAAGGCGGGTTCCTTGCTACTCCTGAGGAAGTACTTGGCAAGCAACATCGAACAGGAAGAGGTGCCTCAAGATGAGGCTGAGGAAAAAGAGATGCTGCAAGATAAGGCACAGGAAGAAGAGATGGTGCAAGGTGAGGCTGAGGAAGAAGAGATGCCTCAAGATAAAGCACAGGAAGAAGAGATGCTGCAAG cagcatctgcagctGAGATGCCTCCTGTGGAACCCACCTGTGAGACGGAGAGCTCCTACCAGGCAGCACTTCCGATGGATTCGCAGCCAGTGCAATCAAAAGCAGCCATTTTGAGTGCTTACCTCAAAAAA CTTCAACGTTTTAAGCAGTTACCACCAACTCCAGCAATCCCTCCAGATGCTGTTCAGGACAAAAGCCTTTGTGGTTTGCCACCTCTGAAGAGAAGGTCCTTGGTGGGAGTCGCTGTGGACTTTGTCGTCTCTCCTAGCCAGTTCTACATCCACATCTGCCGCGCAGAACCATCCTATGAACTGCAGGATATGATGATTGAGATGAG ACACGTTTACTCATATAAAGTTGCTTCTGATAAATACATCATGCCTGAGTCTGCAGTGCGgcctgggcagctctgctgcgTCATGATCTCCCAGTGGTGGTACCGTGTGGTCATCCACCGTGTGATCAATGACCAGGAAGTAGAGGTGTTCTGCGCAGACTATGGACAGCTCCAAATTGTCCAGAAGTCTCAGCTGAGATTCCTCAA gtggtgCTACTCGAAGCTCCCTGCTCAGGCCATCCCGTGTTCCTTGGCATGGGTAAAACCCGTGGAG GGTACATGGTCCAGTGCTGCAATTCTCCTGTTCAAGGATCTCTGTCGCTTCAAGGAACTTGTGGGCATCGTGGATGAATATGTGAATGGTATTCTGTACCTCTTCCTGTGTGACACATCCACCAAGGACGATGTCTACTTCCACTCCGTCTTGAGCGATATGGGATATGCTGATGTCTGTGGAGAGAACATTCCTTCCCAG GAATTTGAGGAACTGAATCCTTTAGCCTTGTATATTCAGCCCAGTGGAAAGCAGGGGAATGCTGAAGTGGTGGAGCCAGACCTTCGCTTCCAGCAGGAATCTCGAGATGCAGACAGTGAAACAGCAACCTCGAAGCTGGATGGGGCCAACCTGTGA